A stretch of DNA from Maridesulfovibrio sp.:
GAAGCAAAGCTTCTCGCCTAAGGGCTGATGGGCCTTTGGAATCCCTAATAATTTAAGAAAATCGCTTTAAAGGAGCCAAGCTGCATGTTGCATCAACCTGTTAAATCTCAAGATGCCAATTTTATTAACATGATATTTTATCATACGTGGCGGCGAAGCCTTAATAAAAAATTTTGGGATTCTTAAACCCTTTTTTCAAAAGGGTTTAAGGCTCCCGGCAGGGCCGTCGGAGACATACATGATGTTTCCGACGGTCATATAATTTTTGCGAATATTTGGCAGGACAAAAGGCTATTTTGCTTCCAGCCCCCAGGACTTCCAGATGTCCGAACGCCATGTTTTGAATGCTTCGATAAAACCTTCAAGGGGCAGTTCGATCTTTTCACCGGTCTTGCGGTTCTTGGCTTCCACAATTCCGTTCTTGAGCCCCTTGCCGCCGATAACAAGCTGCATGGGATAGCCGATGAGGTCAGCATCGGCGAATTTTACTCCCGGACGTTCCTTGCGATCATCGTAAGCAGCGTCTATGCCCATTTCCATAAGCTGGTTGTAAAGTTCTTCGGCTTTGTCTTCCACAGCCTGATCCTTGCCGCCGAGAGAAATCACGCAGAGTTCAAAAGGAGCTATGGACGGCGGGAAGATGGCACCGTTTTCATCGTTGTTCTGCTCAATGGCGGAAGCGACTATGCGCGAAACACCGATACCGTAGCAGCCCATGACCATGACCTGAGTCTTGCCGTTTTCGTCAAGGAAGGTGGCTTCCATGGCCTTGGAATATTTTTCGCCGAGCTTGAATACATGCCCGACTTCAATCCCCTTGGTGAACTCAATGGGAGCACCGCATTCAGGGCAGGGGTCATTCTCGGTGATCATGCGCAGATCGGCGAATTTTTCAATATTGCAGTCACGACCGAGTGAAAGATGCCTGATGTGGGTATCACCTTTGTTTGCTCCGGCAACCCAGTCGGTTCCGACGCAGAGTTCGTGGTCGGCAAAAATGCGTTCCACTCCGAGTCCTACCGGACCGGCAAAACCTACCGGAGCTCCGGTCCATTCGCGGACCTGCTCCTCGGAGGCCATTTCTATCTCGTTTCCGCCCATCAGGTTGCGCAGCTTCACATCGTTGAGTTCGCGGTCACCGCGCACAAGTGCGGCCACGGGTTCACCGTCAACGGTAAACAGCAGGGTCTTGACCAGACGGTCCGGGCTGATTTCCAGAAAAGAACACACTTCATCCACGGTATGTGTGCCGGGAGTGGAAACCTCTTCGATGCTCGGACACTCTGCATTGCAGGCGCATTCTCCGGCAGGAGCGGCTATCCTGGCCTTTTCGAGGTTGGCAGCATATCCGCATTTTGCATCCGAACAAACGGCGATTGTATCTTCGCCGGTATCAGCAAGAACGTGGAATTCATGTGAAAAGTCTCCGCCAATGGCACCGGAGTCGGCCTGAACAGGACGGAAGTTGAGCCCGATACGAACAAAAGCCTTCTTGTAGGCTTCAAACATGTTCCGATAGGATTCTTCTGCACCGGCTTCGTCCTTATCGAACGAATACGCATCCTTCATGACAAATTCGCGGCCGCGCATAAGCCCGAACCGGGGACGGATTTCGTCACGGAACTTGGTCTGTATCTGATAAAGATTTATGGGCAGCTGTTTGTAGGACTTAACTTCTCCACGCACCAGATCGGTAATGACTTCCTCGTGGGTGGGTCCGAGGCAGTAGTCGCGGGAATGGCGGTCCTTGATGCGCAGAAGTTCCTTGCCGTAGTAATCCCAACGGCCGGTTTCCTGCCAGAGGTCTCCGGGCTGGACCATGGGCATGAGCACTTCCAGCGCTCCGGCGCGGTTCATTTCCTCGCGCACGATGGCTGCCACCTTGTTCAGGGATTTGAGCCCCAGCGGCAGATAGGTGTAGATTCCGCTGGTCAGCTTCCGGATCATACCGGCCCGCATGAGCAGTTTGTGGGAGACGACTTCGGCTTCGGAAGGGTCTTCTTTCAGTGTGGGGATATAGTAACGGCTTAAACGCATTTATTCTCCTCTCTTTTCCTTCAGGAATATTTCAATTTCTTTCATGAATTCCGGCAGCAGATTCTCATCTCCGCGCACCTTGCGGATAACCTCGCCCTTGCGGAAAATTATCCCCAGCCCCCGGCCTCCGGCAATGCCGATATCGGCCTCGCGGGCCTCGCCGGGACCGTTGACCACGCAGCCCATTACAGCCACGGTGAAAACGTCTTCGACTCCGCGCAGGTTTTCCTCAACCTTCTGGGCCAGGTCGATGAGTTCAATTTCGGTACGCCCGCAGGTCGGGCAGGATACGATTTCTGGTCCCCGTTCACGCAGACCGAGGGAGCGCAGAATTTCCCAGGCCACGCCCACTTCAGCGACGGGATCATGGGTAAGGGATACGCGCATGGTATCACCAAGTCCTTCCCAGAACAGGATACCCAACCCGACAGCGGACTTTACGGCTCCCCGCACCAGAGTTCCGGCCTCGGTAATGCCTACGTGCTGAGGGTAATCCACCTTTTCGGCCAGCAGCTTGTAGGCCGCTATGGTATTGAGTACGGATGATGATTTGAGCGAAATCTTGATATCGTAAAAATTTCTTTTTTCCAGCAGGGCAACATGCTGAAGAGCGCTCTCCACCATGGCTTCGGGGGTCGGACCGCCGTACTTGGCCAGCAGGACCTTATCCAGCGACCCACCGTTTACGCCGATACGGATGGGCACCTTGCGTTCGCTTGCCGCGGCCACAACGGAATCGACCTTGTCCTCCCCGCCGATATTGCCGGGGTTGATGCGCAGGGCGTCAATTCCAGCCTCCATGGCAGCCAGCGCCAGACGATAATCAAAATGTATATCCGCCACCAGAGGCACAGGCGAATCCTTGCGGATGATCGGCAGAGCTCTCGCAGCTTCTTCATCCGGCACAGCAACGCGGACGATCTCGCATCCGGCCTCGGCCAGAGCGGCAATCTGCGCTCTTGTGGCTACGGCATCACGGGTATCCGTGTTGCACATGGACTGGACCCGGATCGGGTTGTCTCCGCCTATGCCGACATTCCCGATGAATAATTCACGGGTCTTCTTTCTATTTTGCATTTTTCACCTGATTTATCCGTTTTCGCAGCTGATTCAGAATTAACGTGCGCGGTAGCATAATACATATCGCCATGGGAGCCAAGAAGTGCATTTCCTATACAGTGCAATGTTTCCGGCATGTTGCACCACGCAGACATTATCCTACTACTGAAAAACAACACATTTGATGCGCTTCACGCTTTTGATAATTTGATTTCGCCGCCGGCCAAAGGCCCACTAGCCCTTAGGCAAGAAGCTCGCTTCCAGTCTTAGGGAGATGGAAAGCAGAAATGGAGAATCCCCTTTGGAATCCCTAACTGTTTAAAAGTAGAGCTGAAGCAATAACCATAACGCAATATGGCTTTAATCCGCACTTCCCTGTAAACCGATCCAGTCTATTTCCGGGCACGCGGCAAAATGATTCTCATATAAAAATGATCCGGGCTTGCGGTCAAAAAGCCGGGGGTGATAGCTCGTCAACTTCCGCTCATCAGGGGCAAAAGAGCAGAATTCCTGAGCATCCTTGCCCCAAAGCAGCCATTTTGCTCGCGGGTTGTTGTCGGTGATGAAACGGAACAATTCTGCGGAAAACGGTTTCCAGATCTCCGCATGGCTGCCGGAATTGTTCAGCAGGCAGGTCAGGGCCGTATTCAGGAAAAGCACGCCTTCCCCTTCCAGATGACCGAACAGTCGGGCTGGAGGAAGCAGGGGAAACAGACCGGAATCCATATCCTTGCGAATCTGAGCTATGCCCACCGGTTCATCCAACTGCAGGTGATTCATGTGCAGAAGTTTCAGAATGTTGACCAGCGATGCGTTGCGCTTGAGTTCTGCCCAGCTTTTTATGTTTCCCACTTCAAAGGCCCGGCCTGTCGCCACACCCGGCTGCGGATACGGGTCCTGCCCGAGGATTATAACTCTGACGAGTGAAAGGTCGGTCATGCAGAACCGCAGAACCTTGTCCGCCGGGGGCGTGAAACCGGAACCTGCGGCACGGGCAATATATTCCAGTTCATCAAGTATGGCGGGAGTAAAAAAATCTATCCATGACGCATGGGGCTTATAAACCGCGCCGCAAAAAGTGAATTCCATATCTTCTCTGGTTAAGCGTTTCCTTAAAAATACCCTAGGGAGGTAAGCAGTTCGAGATTTTTTTCCTTGTCCGCATTGCGCCCCTCTCGTTCGCCATGCCCTGCGCCTTTGGCGGTACAAGGGCGGCAGCCGAGTGATCTGTAGCCCTGATCATACAGTTCGCAATAGGGAATGCCGTGCATGGATATGAATGACCAGATATCCATCTCGGTCCATTCAAGAATGGGATTGAGCAGGGTGTGATCGGGATCACTGCGGACTTCAAAAGGCTTTCGCTCAGCACGGCTGGGATGTTCGTCCCGCCTGATGCCGGTGATCAGCAGATCCGTTTCCAGATCTTCAACAGCCTTGCGCAATGGTCCTATCTTCAATTCTGAACAACACTTCACGGGATCAAGCGCCACCGGATAGGTTTCGATATCGACTTCCGGACAGGCTATCCGCAGGTCCAGATTCCACTGCCGCGCCAATTCATCCCGGAAGGCAATCACCCCCGGAAACTTGACCCCGGTATCAACGGACAGAACAAGCGGAGCATCTCCGCCCTTGGACTTGAGAATCTCCCGCCACATGTACAAGACCACTGTGGAATCCTTGCCGCCGGTCCAGGCCACGACAATATGTGCAGGGTCGTACATTTCCAGCGCTCCGGACATAAGTCCGGCAGTGTGCGCGATTTTGGCATCCAGCGGTGAGGCCGCGTTTATTTCGGTCAAGACACGCTCCTTTGGTCAGCTGGATTCTTTCTTGCCTGAATCCCTGTTTTTTGCAAGTCCGCAGGTCTTGTGCGCATGATATGTGGTTACGACTTCTATTCCTTATAAATGAGCCATATCTGGAATCTGAAAAACCGTACAAGAATCACAAACGTATCCGACAGGATTCCCCTTTGAACAGACAGCCCATCATTGGATAAAATTTAGTATGTTACAGGACATACCTAATTAATTCCTGATTTTTTGCTTGCATTTAAAAAAGCCCCCGCCTATATGCCCTAGCTCGCCTTGAATCATATGGATGCTGCATTGATGCGGTAAATGGATTCCCATTGACTTCAATACGTTCGTGAGTAGAGGACTACGTTGGATTCCGGCCCGAGATGAATACTGGTCATTACTCAGAGACATGATATGAATGCAGGTATGCCCACCACAAAGGCAACCTGATTTTTTCAACCCACGACATTAAGGAGCAGACCATGGACTGTCCCGAACAGACTAGCGGCAGAACTATAATCGGCTGGCGGGAGTGGGCCTGTTTCCCGGAACTGAATATACCGGCCATCAAGTTCAAGGCCGATACCGGAGCCAGAACGTCCTCCCTGCACTCCTTCAGTCAGGATTTTTTCGAAAAAGAAGGTCGTCAGTGGGTTCGCTTCGGAATACACCCGGTACAGAAACGGGATAATGTTGAATTATACTGTGAAGCCCCGGTGGTGGATTTCAGGGAGATCACCAATTCCGGAGGCCAGACCGAAACAAGACCTGTCATCAGTTCCAGAATCATGCTCGGCAACATGGAGTGGGATATAGAACTGACCCTGACCAACAGGGACTCCATGAAATTCCGCATGCTTCTCGGCAGGACCGCCATGGAAGAAAGAATCATTGTGGACCCGGCACGCTCCTATGTGCTGGGCAGAAAACTTGCCGCGTTTTATTATAAATAGATTTTCAAACCGGAGATTTGCATGAAGATCGGAATCCTGTCCCGCAAGCGGGAACTCTATTCCACCACCTCGCTGGTCAATGCCTGCAAGGACCGTGGGCATGAAGTTATGGTCATAAATCCGCTACGTTGTTACATGAACATAACTTCACACAACCCCAGCATATTATATAAGGGAGAAACCCTTGAAGGGTTCGACGCAATCATTCCCCGCATCGGGGCCTCCATCACGTTTTACGGGTGCGCGGTAGTCCGTCAGTTCGAGATGATGGGCGTATACTGTGTCAACGAATCCGTTGCCATCACCCGTTCCAGAGACAAGCTGCGCAGCCTGCAACTGCTGGCACGCAAGGGCATAGGACTTCCGGTAACGGCTTTCGCCCACTCCACCCAGTACACCGAAGACCTGATTGATACCGTGGGCGGAGCTCCGCTTGTAATAAAACTGCTTGAAGGCACTCAGGGAAAAGGAGTTGTACTCGCGGAAACACGCGCTACAGCTGCCAGCATCATAGAAGCATTCAAGGGTCTTAAGGCCAACATTCTGGTGCAGGAATTCATTTCCGAAGCAGCAGGAGCGGACATTCGCTGCCTGGTTATCGGAGACAAGGTCATCGCCTCCATGAAAAGACAGGGACGTGAGGGAGATTTCCGCTCCAACCTGCATCAGGGAGGCTCGGCCTCGCAGGTGAAAATAACCCCGGAAGAACGCTCCACCGCCGTGCGAAGCGCCAAAAGCATGGGACTAGGATTCTGCGGCGTAGACATCCTGCGGTCCAATCACGGCCCGGTGGTCATGGAAGTCAATTCTTCTCCGGGTCTTGAAGGCATTGAACAGACTACCGGGATTAATGTTGCCGGCAATCTGGTGGAATTCATCGAAAAAAATGCCAAGCCCGGCAAGACAAAAACCAAGGGTAAAGGCTGATAAGCACCGTCTTCATATTATTTACAAAGTCCTGCATTCAATTGGATGCGGGGCTTTGTTTTGATCAACTGAAATTCATAACCGACAACCTTCCACAAATTTTACACTGACCATAGATAGCTTAACAGAGTGTGGACAGGGATTTGCTGCGATTAAAGCCATCCTGAAACGCATAAACTCTAAAGGAGGTTTTCATGGTATCCATTGATTTGTTGGGAGGTTCATCCTCAACGGGTATTTTCAATCTGAACACAGTGACAGGCACTACAGAAGAAAGCAGCAACTACCTGGAATCACAGTCTTCAAGTGGCGATACTGTCGAAATTTCACAGGAAGCAATAGAACTCTACAAAGCCAAAATGGCTGAATACGGCGCAAGTGATCTGACGGAACTCTCCGATGACCAGAAAAGCGAATTGAAGGAAAGTCTGGAAAATCTTGCCGACCAGAGCGGCGGAACACTGAGCAGTGTATCTGAATCGGATGATTCAGCAGAAACTCTTGCCGGCGACTCTGAATCCACGGACGGTTCAGGAAGTGGAAGTGCAGCAGCAGGTGCTTCCGGAAGCGGAAGCAGCACCTCCTCCACAGACCAGATTGAAGAACTGGAAGAACAGATAGAGGAGCTGGAGGAAGAAATTCAGGAACTGCAAAGCAAAGCAGAATCCGATCCCGAAGCAGCTGATGAGCTTAAAACCAAACAGGTCGAACTTGCTCAACTGCAGGCCCAACTGCTTCAGTTGGAAGAGGAAGAAGAATCATAATATGCGGGATAAAAATTACTCTGTCCCGAATCCAGAAGACGCCCCCCGCATCCGGATGAATGCGGGGGGCGTCTATTTTTTATACGTATGTATGGACCGGACCGGAACTCTTAAGCGGAGTAATCCAGTTCGGAAAGCTGCTTGAGGAGCTTGAATCTCTGGAGGCAGTCTTTTTCGATACCGGCGCGCATTTCCTTGGATGCTTCAGGCATCATGCGTTCAAGCATGGCGTAGCGGTTTTCGCCGGAAAGGAATTCCTGGAGAGTTCCATCGGGTTCCTTGTACTCTACAACCAGCGGGTTCTCCCCGTTTTCCTGACGGCGGGGATCGAAGCGGTAAAGCGGCCAGTAACCGGATTCAACTGCAAGCTTGCCTTCGAGCTGGGTTTTGCCCATGCCCTTTCTGATGCCCTGGTTGATGCAGGGAGCGTAGGCAATAACCAGAGAAGGTCCGGGATAGCTTTCAGCTTCGAGGAAAGCCTTCATGACCTGGTTCTTGTTGGCACCCATGGAGACGGAAGCTACGTAAACATAGCCGTAGCTCATCATCATGCGGCCGAGATCCTTCTTGGAGGTGTGCTTACCAGCTGCAGCAAACTTGGCTACGGAACCGAGCGGGGTGGCCTTGGAAGCCTGTCCGCCGGTATTGGAGTACACTTCGGTATCCATAACCAGAATGTTGATGTCCTTGCCGGAAGCCAGAACGTGGTCGAGGCCGCCGAAACCGATATCATAGGCCCAGCCGTCACCGCCGAAGCACCAGATGGACTTCTTGGTGAAGATATCTTCCTGTTCTTCGATTTCGAGGAGCAGTTCGTGAGTATCGGCTTCAACAGCAAGCAGTTCGCGCAGCTGAGTGCCGTATTCAAGGGACTGTTCAGCATCGTCCTTGTTTTCGATCCAGCCCTTCATGGCGGCAGCCAGTTCATCGCTGATTTCAAGTTCAAGTGCCTGCTCCATGAGCATTTTGAGGCGGTTGCGGCGGTTGGAAACAGCCATTTCCATACCGAAACCGTACTCGGCGGCATCTTCGAACAGGGAGTTACCCCAGGCAGGACCGTGACCTTCGATATTTTCGCAATACGGGGTGGAAGGAGCGGAAGCACCCCAGATGGAGGAACAACCGGTTGCGTTTGCGATAATCATGCGCTCACCGAAAAGCTGGGTGAGGACTTTGACATACGGAGTTTCGCCGCAGCCGGAACAGGCACCGGAGAATTCCATCAGGGACTGCTGGAACTGGCTGCCCTTCACGGAAGTTCTGGGCAGGAGGTTGTCCTTGAAGGATACGATTTCGGAAAAATCGTAGTTGGCAACCTGAACATCAGTCTGAGTGGCGAGAGGTTTCATCACCAGAGCCTTTTCCTTGGCCGGGCAGATATCGGCGCAGTTGCCGCAGCCCTGGCAGTCAAGGGTATTGACCTGCAGACGATATTTAAGTCCTTCAAGCCCCTTGCCCTTTGCATCTACGGTTTCGAACCCTTCAGGGCCGATCTTCATTTCTTCGTCATTGACGAGAACCGGACGCAGAGCGCTGTGCGGGCAGACAAATGCACACTGGTTGCACTGGATGCAGTTATCCTTGATCCACTCGGGAACCATGATGGCAACACCGCGTTTTTCAAAACGGGTGGTACCCATGGGGAAACGTCCGTCGGGAGAGAAGGAGCTTACCGGGAGTTCATCACCCTTCTGGGCAAGTATGGGCTTGACCACATCGGTAATGAATTCGGGTTCGAAATGCTCGACAGCTTCTTCATCAACTGCGGAAGCCCAGGATTCGGGATATTTGATTTCAACGAGGTTGGCTTCAGCCTGGTCGACAGCGGCATAGTTCATGTTGACGATCTTATCGCCCTTCTTGCCGTAGGTCTTCTTGATGGAATCCTTGAGATAGGCGGTGGCATCGTCAAAGGGGATAACGTTGGCCAGTTTGAAGAACGAGGTCTGCATGATCATGTTGATGCGACCACCGAGTCCTACTTCACCTGCGATTTTCACTGCATCGATGGCGTAGAACTTGAGTTTGTTCTCGGCAATCTTGCGGCGGAGCTTTGCGGGAAGTTCGGATTCAAGTTCCTCAAGCCCCATGCTGGTGTTGAGCAGGAAGGTTCCGCCTTCGCGGATACCGTCCAGCAGATCGTAAAGTTTTACGTAGCTGGGATTATGACAGGCGATGAAGTCCGAAATTTCAACCAGATAAGTTGATTTAATGGGCTTATGACCGAAACGCAGGTGGGATACGGTGATACCGCCGGACTTTTTGGAGTCGTAGGCGAAGTAGCCCTGAGCGTACATATCGGTGTTGTCGCCGATAATTTTAATGGCCTGCTTGTTGGCGCCGACAGTTCCGTCGGAACCCAGTCCCCAGAACTTGCACTGAACGGTGCCTTCGGGAGTGGTATCGAGTTTTTCACCGATTTCAAGGGAAAGTCTGGTGACATCGTCAGTGATACCGACAGTGAAGTGATGTCTGGGAGACAGGGACTTCATGTTGTCGTAGATGGCCTTGACCATGGAGGGAGTGAACTCTTTGGAACCGAGGCCGTAACGCCCTGCGTACACGGGCAGCTCGATGTTCATTTCCTTCAGCGCGGTGCAGACATCCAGATACAGGGGATCCCCGATGGCTCCGCCTTCCTTGGTGCGGTCCAGAACGGTGATCTGCTGAGCGGTTGCCGGAATTGCGCGGCCCAGATGTTCGATGGAGAAGGGACGGTACAGTCTGACTTTTACCAGACCGACCTTTTCGCCGTCGGCAATGAGCTTTTCAATGGTTTCCTCAATGGCTTCACAGCCGGAACCCATGGCTACGATGATATTTTCGGCTTCGGGATGTCCTACGTAATCAAAAAGTTTGTATTCACGTCCGGTAATGCCCGCGACTTTCTTCATTGCGTCTTCAACATATCCGGGAACTGCGTCACGGTAGGGGTTGATAGCTTCCATGGCCTGAAAATAGATATCCGGGTTCTGGGCGGTACCGCGGGTGTGCGGATGCTCGGGGTTCAGTGCGCGGTCACGGAAATCGCGGACTTTTTCCCAGTTGAGGGCTTCGGCCATGTCATCATAGTCGATGAGTTCGACCTTCTGGATTTCGTGGGAAGTCCTGAATCCGTCGAAGAAGTGAACAAAGGGAATGCTGGATTCGATTGTGGCCAGATGGGCGACCAGGCCGAGATCCATTGCTTCCTGAACAGAGTTGGAAGCCAGCATGGCGAAACCGGTCTGTCTGGTTGCCATTACGTCCTGATGGTCCCCGAAAATTGAAAGGGCATGCCCTGCAACTGCACGGGCGGAAACATGAAAGACGGTGGGCAGAAGCTCACCGGCGATCTTGTACATGTTGGGGATCATGAGCAGCAGCCCCTGAGAGGCTGTGAAGGTACAGGACAGGTTGCCTGCGGCAAGCGCGCCGTGCAGTGCACCTGAAGCTCCGGCTTCGGACTGCAGTTCGCGCACTTCCATGGTAGTGCCGAAAATATTTTTCAATCCTTGAACAGACCATTCATCTGCCAGCTCCGCCATGGGGGATGAGGGTGTGATGGGATAGATGGCTGCAGTTTCGCACATAGCGTAAGCTACGTATGAAGCGGCTTGGTTGCCATCCATGGTTTTCATTTTCTTTGCCATTATTAATCTCCGTGTCTTTGATTATTTGGAAGGCGTGCAGCGCACACACTAACACAGCACCCTACACATTGCCTACCCGTATTTAACAGCTTCAAGGCTGTTAACTGCAAAAAAATTGATCAGCCGTTCAAAATGTCGGCACGTACGCCATTAATCAGGGTTGTTCACTGTAATTTTAACTCAATATGATTTTGGAGATCCGTTCAGTACCTCCTGTTTCTGTATCTTATTCTTTCAGATCAACAAGCTCGCCTGACTGCATGTTTTTCTCTGCAATAGCCTGGATTGCAGTTATCGCCACAGTGTTGACCACATCCCTCACTGTGCAGCCCCGGCTAAGGTCGTTGACCGGCTTCTTGAG
This window harbors:
- a CDS encoding proline--tRNA ligase, encoding MRLSRYYIPTLKEDPSEAEVVSHKLLMRAGMIRKLTSGIYTYLPLGLKSLNKVAAIVREEMNRAGALEVLMPMVQPGDLWQETGRWDYYGKELLRIKDRHSRDYCLGPTHEEVITDLVRGEVKSYKQLPINLYQIQTKFRDEIRPRFGLMRGREFVMKDAYSFDKDEAGAEESYRNMFEAYKKAFVRIGLNFRPVQADSGAIGGDFSHEFHVLADTGEDTIAVCSDAKCGYAANLEKARIAAPAGECACNAECPSIEEVSTPGTHTVDEVCSFLEISPDRLVKTLLFTVDGEPVAALVRGDRELNDVKLRNLMGGNEIEMASEEQVREWTGAPVGFAGPVGLGVERIFADHELCVGTDWVAGANKGDTHIRHLSLGRDCNIEKFADLRMITENDPCPECGAPIEFTKGIEVGHVFKLGEKYSKAMEATFLDENGKTQVMVMGCYGIGVSRIVASAIEQNNDENGAIFPPSIAPFELCVISLGGKDQAVEDKAEELYNQLMEMGIDAAYDDRKERPGVKFADADLIGYPMQLVIGGKGLKNGIVEAKNRKTGEKIELPLEGFIEAFKTWRSDIWKSWGLEAK
- the ispG gene encoding flavodoxin-dependent (E)-4-hydroxy-3-methylbut-2-enyl-diphosphate synthase, encoding MQNRKKTRELFIGNVGIGGDNPIRVQSMCNTDTRDAVATRAQIAALAEAGCEIVRVAVPDEEAARALPIIRKDSPVPLVADIHFDYRLALAAMEAGIDALRINPGNIGGEDKVDSVVAAASERKVPIRIGVNGGSLDKVLLAKYGGPTPEAMVESALQHVALLEKRNFYDIKISLKSSSVLNTIAAYKLLAEKVDYPQHVGITEAGTLVRGAVKSAVGLGILFWEGLGDTMRVSLTHDPVAEVGVAWEILRSLGLRERGPEIVSCPTCGRTEIELIDLAQKVEENLRGVEDVFTVAVMGCVVNGPGEAREADIGIAGGRGLGIIFRKGEVIRKVRGDENLLPEFMKEIEIFLKEKRGE
- a CDS encoding uracil-DNA glycosylase, whose product is MEFTFCGAVYKPHASWIDFFTPAILDELEYIARAAGSGFTPPADKVLRFCMTDLSLVRVIILGQDPYPQPGVATGRAFEVGNIKSWAELKRNASLVNILKLLHMNHLQLDEPVGIAQIRKDMDSGLFPLLPPARLFGHLEGEGVLFLNTALTCLLNNSGSHAEIWKPFSAELFRFITDNNPRAKWLLWGKDAQEFCSFAPDERKLTSYHPRLFDRKPGSFLYENHFAACPEIDWIGLQGSAD
- a CDS encoding phosphoadenosine phosphosulfate reductase family protein, with translation MTEINAASPLDAKIAHTAGLMSGALEMYDPAHIVVAWTGGKDSTVVLYMWREILKSKGGDAPLVLSVDTGVKFPGVIAFRDELARQWNLDLRIACPEVDIETYPVALDPVKCCSELKIGPLRKAVEDLETDLLITGIRRDEHPSRAERKPFEVRSDPDHTLLNPILEWTEMDIWSFISMHGIPYCELYDQGYRSLGCRPCTAKGAGHGEREGRNADKEKNLELLTSLGYF
- a CDS encoding ATP-dependent zinc protease, producing MDCPEQTSGRTIIGWREWACFPELNIPAIKFKADTGARTSSLHSFSQDFFEKEGRQWVRFGIHPVQKRDNVELYCEAPVVDFREITNSGGQTETRPVISSRIMLGNMEWDIELTLTNRDSMKFRMLLGRTAMEERIIVDPARSYVLGRKLAAFYYK
- the rimK gene encoding 30S ribosomal protein S6--L-glutamate ligase, producing the protein MKIGILSRKRELYSTTSLVNACKDRGHEVMVINPLRCYMNITSHNPSILYKGETLEGFDAIIPRIGASITFYGCAVVRQFEMMGVYCVNESVAITRSRDKLRSLQLLARKGIGLPVTAFAHSTQYTEDLIDTVGGAPLVIKLLEGTQGKGVVLAETRATAASIIEAFKGLKANILVQEFISEAAGADIRCLVIGDKVIASMKRQGREGDFRSNLHQGGSASQVKITPEERSTAVRSAKSMGLGFCGVDILRSNHGPVVMEVNSSPGLEGIEQTTGINVAGNLVEFIEKNAKPGKTKTKGKG
- a CDS encoding FlxA-like family protein, whose protein sequence is MVSIDLLGGSSSTGIFNLNTVTGTTEESSNYLESQSSSGDTVEISQEAIELYKAKMAEYGASDLTELSDDQKSELKESLENLADQSGGTLSSVSESDDSAETLAGDSESTDGSGSGSAAAGASGSGSSTSSTDQIEELEEQIEELEEEIQELQSKAESDPEAADELKTKQVELAQLQAQLLQLEEEEES
- the nifJ gene encoding pyruvate:ferredoxin (flavodoxin) oxidoreductase; this translates as MAKKMKTMDGNQAASYVAYAMCETAAIYPITPSSPMAELADEWSVQGLKNIFGTTMEVRELQSEAGASGALHGALAAGNLSCTFTASQGLLLMIPNMYKIAGELLPTVFHVSARAVAGHALSIFGDHQDVMATRQTGFAMLASNSVQEAMDLGLVAHLATIESSIPFVHFFDGFRTSHEIQKVELIDYDDMAEALNWEKVRDFRDRALNPEHPHTRGTAQNPDIYFQAMEAINPYRDAVPGYVEDAMKKVAGITGREYKLFDYVGHPEAENIIVAMGSGCEAIEETIEKLIADGEKVGLVKVRLYRPFSIEHLGRAIPATAQQITVLDRTKEGGAIGDPLYLDVCTALKEMNIELPVYAGRYGLGSKEFTPSMVKAIYDNMKSLSPRHHFTVGITDDVTRLSLEIGEKLDTTPEGTVQCKFWGLGSDGTVGANKQAIKIIGDNTDMYAQGYFAYDSKKSGGITVSHLRFGHKPIKSTYLVEISDFIACHNPSYVKLYDLLDGIREGGTFLLNTSMGLEELESELPAKLRRKIAENKLKFYAIDAVKIAGEVGLGGRINMIMQTSFFKLANVIPFDDATAYLKDSIKKTYGKKGDKIVNMNYAAVDQAEANLVEIKYPESWASAVDEEAVEHFEPEFITDVVKPILAQKGDELPVSSFSPDGRFPMGTTRFEKRGVAIMVPEWIKDNCIQCNQCAFVCPHSALRPVLVNDEEMKIGPEGFETVDAKGKGLEGLKYRLQVNTLDCQGCGNCADICPAKEKALVMKPLATQTDVQVANYDFSEIVSFKDNLLPRTSVKGSQFQQSLMEFSGACSGCGETPYVKVLTQLFGERMIIANATGCSSIWGASAPSTPYCENIEGHGPAWGNSLFEDAAEYGFGMEMAVSNRRNRLKMLMEQALELEISDELAAAMKGWIENKDDAEQSLEYGTQLRELLAVEADTHELLLEIEEQEDIFTKKSIWCFGGDGWAYDIGFGGLDHVLASGKDINILVMDTEVYSNTGGQASKATPLGSVAKFAAAGKHTSKKDLGRMMMSYGYVYVASVSMGANKNQVMKAFLEAESYPGPSLVIAYAPCINQGIRKGMGKTQLEGKLAVESGYWPLYRFDPRRQENGENPLVVEYKEPDGTLQEFLSGENRYAMLERMMPEASKEMRAGIEKDCLQRFKLLKQLSELDYSA